A stretch of Megalobrama amblycephala isolate DHTTF-2021 linkage group LG14, ASM1881202v1, whole genome shotgun sequence DNA encodes these proteins:
- the LOC125246109 gene encoding uncharacterized protein LOC125246109 isoform X1 codes for MVLDSEEEFTFSSEEEHDSDDERLYFEERLDPAEDTVSDENVDPSLSHSPAILTKRARSNTGDNEKENVDPSLSHSPAIPTKRAPSNTGGNEKDYSPNESAPKSLAKKAKKNIQTSNRHSALSWKTDNDTDMVPQTMRFLPAREPGPQLRPADEHTPKSLFKMFKMQGIMPPLVVGTACFAKYSLVKGKTHQKCQACDIYLCLQLKRNCFQKWHTDV; via the exons ATGGTCCTGGACAGTGAGGAAGAGTTCACTTTTTCCTCGGAAGAAGAACACGACTCTGACGATGAACGTCTGTATTTTGAAGAGCGACTTGATCCAGCTGAAGATACAGTTTCTGATGA aaatgtgGATCCATCACTCTCGCATTCACCTGCAATTCTCACTAAGAGGGCACGCAGCAACACAGGCGATAATGAGAAAGA gaatGTGGATCCATCACTCTCACATTCACCTGCAATTCCCACTAAGAGGGCACCCAGCAACACAGGCGGAAATGAGaaaga ctaTAGCCCTAATGagagtgctccaaaatcccTTGCAAAAAAGGCCAAGAAAAACATTCAGACAAGCAACAGGCATTCAGCTCTGTCATGGAAAACAGATAATGACACTGACATGGTTCCACAGACTATGAGATTCCTACCTGCACGGGAACCTGGACCACAGCTGCGTCCTGCTGATGAACACACTCCTAAGAGtctcttcaaaatgttcaaaatgcaaGGAATAATGCCACCGCTGGTCGTCGGAACTGCATGCTTTGCAAAGTACAGCTTGGTAAAAGGCAAGACACACCAGAAATGCCAGGCATGTGACATTTACttgtgtcttcagttgaaaaggaactgttttcaaaaatggcaCACAGATGTGTGA
- the LOC125246109 gene encoding uncharacterized protein LOC125246109 isoform X2: MVLDSEEEFTFSSEEEHDSDDERLYFEERLDPAEDTVSDENVDPSLSHSPAIPTKRAPSNTGGNEKDYSPNESAPKSLAKKAKKNIQTSNRHSALSWKTDNDTDMVPQTMRFLPAREPGPQLRPADEHTPKSLFKMFKMQGIMPPLVVGTACFAKYSLVKGKTHQKCQACDIYLCLQLKRNCFQKWHTDV; the protein is encoded by the exons ATGGTCCTGGACAGTGAGGAAGAGTTCACTTTTTCCTCGGAAGAAGAACACGACTCTGACGATGAACGTCTGTATTTTGAAGAGCGACTTGATCCAGCTGAAGATACAGTTTCTGATGA gaatGTGGATCCATCACTCTCACATTCACCTGCAATTCCCACTAAGAGGGCACCCAGCAACACAGGCGGAAATGAGaaaga ctaTAGCCCTAATGagagtgctccaaaatcccTTGCAAAAAAGGCCAAGAAAAACATTCAGACAAGCAACAGGCATTCAGCTCTGTCATGGAAAACAGATAATGACACTGACATGGTTCCACAGACTATGAGATTCCTACCTGCACGGGAACCTGGACCACAGCTGCGTCCTGCTGATGAACACACTCCTAAGAGtctcttcaaaatgttcaaaatgcaaGGAATAATGCCACCGCTGGTCGTCGGAACTGCATGCTTTGCAAAGTACAGCTTGGTAAAAGGCAAGACACACCAGAAATGCCAGGCATGTGACATTTACttgtgtcttcagttgaaaaggaactgttttcaaaaatggcaCACAGATGTGTGA